Genomic DNA from Triplophysa rosa linkage group LG6, Trosa_1v2, whole genome shotgun sequence:
GAAGTGAGATCACATTCACATGAGAACTTGCTCTAGAGACATCACATCTgctttctgtgtgtgtctgtcgtGGTCTGTGTTGCATCATCGTCCCTGAGAAATGAGCTCAAAGGAATTTCTGATGAGTCAGTTGAGTTTCATTGATAACCGATATTTGCATTTTCAGTGTTAAACACCAAACGAGAAACTTCACCAGCAGTCAAACAGCAACTCAACACAACAGCATCAGTAAGAGATGATATTGATATTTAATAAAAGACATGAGATTCACTTGAATATATTCTAATatacatcatatttttttgtcatgtgaAGGTAAACCACTCAttggacatctcatcatcagtGTCCTGCAATGTTACACGTCAAGTTCACAAACTCTGTGGTGAggacacagaaaacacaaccCTTCACTTATTTCGTGTaatccctttaaatatattatatatacagtaagttaatTTATGTAGTGAGTGATAGTTCTAGTATACTTGTTTTTCAGTACTACTTCGGACTAAACTAGGCCCACTTTTGAGTGTATAAAAGTGAACTAAGTATACTCTAAGTGTAGCAATAGTAAACTCTAAGTATACACAACTAGTGTATACTTGAAGTACCTGATGAAGTGCTGCTGTACATCACGAGTGTTATTACTGTAAATTCACTCGTGGTCTTGTTTAGATAAGAGGACGGCTGTACGGAAAGAAACACCTGGCGTGTGTAGTCAGGTAAGAATGATGAAAGCCGTGTCTTTAGCCGTGTGTTCTGTGaggtgtgatgatgatgatgatgatgtgaacGGTGTGATTTCTCACAGCAGATTGAAGTGTACAGTATGCAGACAGATCCTAGAGGAGTGTGCTTAATCATCGACTGCATCGGCACAGAAACAGGTGACAAATGTCCAGCACACTTTTATATTCACCATATCATTCAAATCGGATTGAAACGACTCGAGTCTGATTCAGATGATTCCAATTGATTTCAAATGATTCAAATCTGATGTAAATGACTCAAGTCTGATTcagatgattaaaaaaaatcaaattattcAATTCGGATTCTAATgattcaaatttatttcaaatgaTTCAAATCTGCTTCCAATGATTTAAATCTGGTGtaaattatgcaaatgtattcattttattcaccAGGTCATTCAATAACAAAAgtcactgtagtgcttcgaaagggaggggtgtagtgagcctttggttgcaattcgcaacctcaccattagatgccgctaaatttcatagaCCGGACTTTTTAAGCATTTGGTTACATTTATGCTGCttctatccaaagtgacttacagtaaaGTTTCTATTTCATCAGTGCATGTATTGCATGAGAATCAAACCTCTGACTGGTGTTAATACAAAAACACTGTTGTTGTCGTTTTGATGTTCAGTTATTTCAGATGTATGTTCATAGATAATGACACCTGTCTATTTCACACACAGATGTGCTGGAGAAAACATTCACATGCTTACATTTCCGCGTGATGAAACACAAGCTGTTGAGCGTGAGAGACGTCTTGGCTGTTCTGATGGACGTCGCCCATCAGCGAGATCTCTACAGCTCATGTGCCTTCATCTGCTGTATGATCAGCCTCAGCCGTCGCTCATCACATCTGCTGGACACTGACCATCACGGGCCCGGACTCAACCTGGACACCATCAGACACCTGTTCACCGCAGACTCCTGCCCCGGCCTGGCCGGCAAACCCAAACTCTTCTTCATCCAGACATACGACGTCTCTGAGCCTCAGAGGTGTGTGGGGTTCAGAGGTCATGAAGACGGAGAGCTGGAGACGGATGGTCCTGCGGTGTTCTGCCGAGCGAGGAGCGTCCCGACGGATGCAGACATCTTCTGGAGTCACTGCTGCAGTCAAGAGAAGCAGCCGAAGACACCAGAACATCCGTCTGTGTACCTGAACGCTCTCACATCTGCTTTACATGGCGGACACATCAGGTACTATCCACACTAAATAAAACTGGACTTATGAAAGAGTTGATTATCCGGCCGTGTGTGATGAGAGTTTAGAGGtgaaataacttgttttttgtttgtgtgtaacagGAGGACTCATCTGCTGGATGCGCACACAGCCGTGAATCGTGAAGTATTTAAACACAACAGCAAATTTCCAGGATCTTCTGTTTTAAATCTAAAACACACTCTcagaaaaaatatgtatttatgattCTCGGCCCTGATGTTATGAGGGAGGTTGTGTGAAAgtaaagatgtgtttttatCTGTAACATTTCAAATGCTTCAACGATACCACAATGATGTTCGGATTGATTGTATCAAttatcatttgcatttattgtaattttataagaaatgtttcaaaGTCTGAAACCCATATGAGGTAACATGATCATATCATGTGTTCATCATGTGCTCACAATGAGCGACTGATCGTCATGTGACATGAAATGATCACAAGAGTGTTTCTAGTAAGCGTGACATGAACGGCTGAAATCTAAACTGTCTTGAAATGGCATTCGATGTTTCTGTGGAGATCTTTTCCACTTTTAACAAGTGTAaattaaatgaagaaaacattCATTCTGGATCCTATTTTCGTTCTGTTGGTGGTTTACAATCTCTTTATAACTCTTAACATGATCTAGTTTTCATAAACAGACTGTGATGTGCTGGTCCTTAATATATTCAGTTTATATCACTGTTATTATTctcttcaaatgtatttttttcataaatggtTTAACAAGAGTTTCTTTCAGTGAGTCAGTTTCAGACGATAGAGCGTCTATATTCACTTATAATAGTAACAATCTTCTCTCGTACAGTTTACACCCAGTACATTATAAACTTGATCACAGTTTAATCATAATCCAACTGATGCTTGTGCTGTTGTGTGTTTGGCCCGGTTCCACAGACACggtttatcttaaaccaggactatggcTTAgttgaaagaagatatttatgttgcttttacataaatgccttagaagaaaacattactggtgtgtatcttgagacaaaacaatggcact
This window encodes:
- the LOC130555694 gene encoding CASP8 and FADD-like apoptosis regulator isoform X2, which codes for MFGDIISQITDELSTDECKRLFYLCGALHADTCTTDLRTVLHSVLCRMTNTDHVFLTELMLRIKRYDLLRDVLSTSKGTVEGMLENSGVVSEYRVLMADVSEDMDTHDLKSLTFLLRDTLPKHKVQNIQSFLDIVVELEKVEQLSSDKTDRIEHLMRSIHRADLAKKIRHYQQKVLNTKRETSPAVKQQLNTTASVNHSLDISSSVSCNVTRQVHKLCDKRTAVRKETPGVCSQIEVYSMQTDPRGVCLIIDCIGTETDVLEKTFTCLHFRVMKHKLLSVRDVLAVLMDVAHQRDLYSSCAFICCMISLSRRSSHLLDTDHHGPGLNLDTIRHLFTADSCPGLAGKPKLFFIQTYDVSEPQRCVGFRGHEDGELETDGPAVFCRARSVPTDADIFWSHCCSQEKQPKTPEHPSVYLNALTSALHGGHIRRTHLLDAHTAVNREVFKHNSKFPGSSVLNLKHTLRKNMYL
- the LOC130555694 gene encoding CASP8 and FADD-like apoptosis regulator isoform X1; this encodes MFGDIISQITDELSTDECKRLFYLCGALHADTCTTDLRTVLHSVLCRMTNTDHVFLTELMLRIKRYDLLRDVLSTSKGTVEGMLENSGVVSEYRVLMADVSEDMDTHDLKSLTFLLRDTLPKHKVQNIQSFLDIVVELEKVEQLSSDKTDRIEHLMRSIHRADLAKKIRHYQQKVLNTKRETSPAVKQQLNTTASVNHSLDISSSVSCNVTRQVHKLCDKRTAVRKETPGVCSQQIEVYSMQTDPRGVCLIIDCIGTETDVLEKTFTCLHFRVMKHKLLSVRDVLAVLMDVAHQRDLYSSCAFICCMISLSRRSSHLLDTDHHGPGLNLDTIRHLFTADSCPGLAGKPKLFFIQTYDVSEPQRCVGFRGHEDGELETDGPAVFCRARSVPTDADIFWSHCCSQEKQPKTPEHPSVYLNALTSALHGGHIRRTHLLDAHTAVNREVFKHNSKFPGSSVLNLKHTLRKNMYL